In Aspergillus luchuensis IFO 4308 DNA, chromosome 1, nearly complete sequence, the following are encoded in one genomic region:
- a CDS encoding alpha/beta hydrolase (COG:S;~EggNog:ENOG410PRG9;~InterPro:IPR000073,IPR029058;~PFAM:PF12697), with product MSSANLPIIVIVPGAFGTPEGFDKLLPYLTEAGYTTHPGSYPSCNPSDPTQVSSSQDIAHLRNNVLLPLLNENGKDVVIIAHSYGGVVAGGAAKELAKETRAAQGQSTGVVGLIYVVGNITLEGESLFQAVGGAYPPFIKVDKPSQGLAVIEPAMDVLYNDCDCVLQPELDTLMQPHALRAFETPPTAPAWAESAFDGRRAYVRTLDDCCNPAFLQDIWLEKSKVEWEVVDFKAGHMPFVSQPQALAEQITKFIDGFIAK from the exons ATGTCGTCGGCAAACCTCCCGATCATTGTCATTGTCCCAGGTGCATTTGGCACACCTGAAGGTTTCGATAAACTGCTACCGTATCTGACCGAAGCTGGATACACCACACATCCAGGGTCATACCCCAGTTGCAACCCCTCCGATCCAACCCAAGTGTCCTCTTCCCAGGATATCGCGCACCTGCGTAACAATGTACTTCTCCCCCTTTTGAATGAGAATGGAAAAGATGTTGTCATCATCGCACACTCATAcgggggtgttgttgccGGTGGCGCAGCAAAAGAACTTGCAAAGGAAACCAGAGCAGCCCAAGGTCAATCGACTGGCGTTGTTGGCCTTATTTACGTGGTGGGCAATATCACGCTTGAGGGGGAATCCCTCTTCCAGGCGGTAGGCGGCGCTTACCCTCCTTTCATCAAAGTCGATAAG CCATCCCAGGGCCTTGCTGTCATCGAACCGGCAATGGATGTGCTGTACAATGACTGCGACTGTGTCCTGCAGCCGGAATTAGATACGCTAATGCAGCCACATGCACTCCGCGCTTTTGAAACTCCCCCCACCGCCCCAGCCTGGGCGGAGAGTGCGTTTGATGGTAGAAGGGCGTATGTACGTACCCTGGATGACTGTTGCAACCCTGCATTTTTGCAGGACATATGGCTGGAGAAGTCCAAGGTTGAATGGGAAGTTGTGGATTTCAAGGCCGGCCACATGCCATTTGTGAGCCAACCTCAGGCGCTGGCAGAGCAAATTACCAAGTTTATCGATGGATTTATTGCAAAATAG
- a CDS encoding uncharacterized protein (CAZy:GH18;~COG:G;~EggNog:ENOG410PMRY;~InterPro:IPR036861,IPR011583,IPR029070,IPR001223, IPR017853,IPR018392,IPR001002,IPR001579,IPR036779;~PFAM:PF00704,PF01476;~SECRETED:SignalP(1-19);~TransMembrane:3 (n3-14c19/20o1148-1167i1174-1194o1206-1226i);~go_function: GO:0004553 - hydrolase activity, hydrolyzing O-glycosyl compounds [Evidence IEA];~go_function: GO:0008061 - chitin binding [Evidence IEA];~go_process: GO:0005975 - carbohydrate metabolic process [Evidence IEA]), with the protein MALLSFLCILIQVAALAAAASFNSSVRVTDPYIATQWNACPSICDSANPNDWDFYPNLRILKSCKEPMLLNLMVGFPNSTTNLNPRQPLYACSTTNNGYNSATSKAKVASTPNASSSRYLNKDVQVETAWRGEETSRYTSHTGVAAQLVQSQLNAPSSKNATIAIGYSNGVVLGAFVGSKIQKGSDNDGILGLFQNKIQQGELNKSGVMMQVCESDRAAAYTLGVIAEASPDSSRALSAVREALATWDTGKCVSGYSGSSTSTISVGEVVDEGQNDGPISGGNGTSVHRRAHKHSHGKGLLHEKHRRATCTAIQVNDGDSCSKLASRCGISPADFTKYNPSSTLCSSLLAGQHVCCSAGTLPDYSPQPNADGTCATYNIQNNDGCSKIAAAKSITVNDIKEWNKKSWGWTGCDNIQAGANICVSKGDPPMPSTLKNAVCGPQKPGTKRPDNWDDIESLNPCPLNACCDIWGQCGTTAEFCTKTSDGTNGCISNCGTDIVFDGNGFDDHPVLVGYYEAFQNSRPCLNLDVTAINNTVQWGGQQGSHSSTFSQAWDHIHFAFANITESFEVDVSSVQDEFEQFRKFKSAGKKPKVLSFGGWSFSTDLDSYAIFRKGVTDEQRSLFASNVAKFADDNDLDGLDFDWEYPGAPDIPGIPAGDPGDGDRYLQFLKEVRDKLSSEKTLSIAAPASYWYLKGFPIANISSVVDYIVYMTYDLHGQWDWDNAWSVDGCDGGGCLRSHVNYTEIVNSLSMITKAGVPNSKIVAGLASYGRSFGMVDPSCYGPECKFKGPESAAMPGECTQTPGYIANAEINDWLHGDQNITTYFDHVSRSTISYSANGTWVAYTDDNERNNRITEWWYNRTVLGTSLWAIDLTEFVAELPDGTVLPPLTLPNCDQAFTSLDDVEASADSIDPECMNLYLIQALKSNLSSSVSAYHDVMKTDYDKKFGWYQDAVREQFPRSLQAFLKANASNYFECTSQGMVPRSEEPEGKNVSSSCPSNPKDTGYAIFYWTATDKDGFLEDLEDTTGISPDQLVWEIDASQCVSSPDPSQPMICSGSRNIGMPTLPPDFTVSNPKDIISARLPNITTFEEQSTTIATLADSDLYLGDTIDVVDGASLLVLMVSNSIASMKSVESIGEEYHKEQVEEAILLFVTAFLLLIPGIGELADSVELTSVAVTLRAIGAAGDAGFGIYSVVSAKDAGAGEIFLALLGGLGILDMLEAPALFAKAAKARRAMDAGDIAKLGDEVKGGMAQIDKLKQLCR; encoded by the exons ATGGCCCTGTTATCATTTCTCTGCATCTTGATTCAAGTTGCTGCACTGgccgcagcagcttcttTCAATTCCAGTGTTCGCGTGACAGACCCCTACATTGCCACCCAATGGAACGCCTGTCCGTCAATATGTGACAGTGCCAACCCCAATGACTGGGACTTCTACCCCAACCTTCGAATCCTTAAGTCGTGCAAAGAACCAATGCTCCTTAACCTGATGGTTGGCTTTCCAAATAGCACTACGAATCTCAATCCCCGTCAGCCGCTGTATGCCTGTTCGACAACAAACAACGGGTACAACAGTGCTACCTCGAAGGCCAAAGTTGCGAGCACACCAAATGCAAGTTCTTCACGCTACTTGAACAAAGATGTTCAGGTAGAGACCGCGTGGCGAGGGGAGGAAACAAGCCGGTATACATCCCACACGGGGGTCGCAGCTCAACTTGTGCAGTCGCAATTGAATGCCCCGTCCAGCAAAAATGCCACTATTGCCATTGGGTACTCGAACGGGGTTGTCCTTGGAGCATTCGTTGGTTCCAAAATACAGAAAGGTAGCGACAATGACGGCATTCTAGGACTCTTCCAGAACAAGATCCAACAGGGAGAACTAAACAAGTCCGGCGTCATGATGCAGGTCTGCGAGAGTGACCGTGCGGCAGCTTACACGCTTGGTGTTATCGCTGAAGCAAGCCCAGATTCTTCGCGAGCCCTGAGCGCCGTGCGAGAGGCCCTTGCGACGTGGGATACAGGGAAATGTGTTTCTGGATACAGCGGGAGTTCAACATCCACGATCTCAGTGGGTGAGGTCGTCGATGAGGGCCAGAACGACGGTCCTATCTCCGGTGGCAACGGCACTAGCGTACACCGACGTGCCCATAAGCATTCACACGGAAAGGGACTGCTTCATGAAAAGCACCGCCGAGCAACATGTACCGCCATCCAAGTCAACGACGGCGACAGTTGCAGCAAGCTTGCAAGCCGATGCGGGATATCTCCTGCCGACTTCACCAAATACAACCCAAGCAGCACGTTGTGCTCTTCCTTGCTGGCTGGGCAGCATGTTTGCTGCTCTGCCGGTACGCTTCCGGACTATTCTCCCCAGCCGAATGCCGATGGGACATGCGCAACATATAACATCCAGAACAACGATGGTTGTAGTAAGATTGCCGCTGCTAAGAGTATCACGGTCAATGATATCAAGGAGTGGAATAAGAAGTCGTGGGGGTGGACGGGATGTGATAACATTCAAGCTGGAG CAAATATTTGTGTCAGCAAGGGAGACCCACCAATGCCATCCACTCTGAAGAACGCCGTATGCGGTCCACAGAAACCTGGGACTAAGAGACCGGATAATTGGGATGATATCGAAAGCCTGAATCCTTGCCCTCTCAATGCGTGCTGTGATATTTGGGG ACAATGCGGTACTACTGCGGAGTTTTGCACAAAAACAAGC GACGGCACCAATGGGTGTATTTCAAACTGCGGTACTGACATCGTTTTTGACGGGAATGGCTTCGATGACCATCCTGTGCTAGTTGGTTACTATGAAGCGTTTCAGAACAGCCGACCATGCTTGAACCTGGATGTGACAGCTATCAATAACACAGTTCAATGGGGGGGTCAACAAGGAAGCCATTCATCAACATTTTCGCAAGCTTGGGATCATATCCATTTTGCGTTCGCCAACATCACTGAATCATTCGAGGTGGACGTTTCCAGCGTTCAAGATGAGTTCGAACAGTTCAGAAAGTTTAAATCCGCAGGCAAAAAGCCAAAGGTGTTGTCGTTTGGTGGATGGTCATTTTCCACGGATTTGGACTCCTACGCCATTTTCCGTAAGGGTGTCACCGATGAACAGCGTTCATTGTTTGCATCAAATGTCGCAAAGTTCGCTGATGATAATGACCTCGACGGACTGGACTTTGATTGGGAGTATCCAGGGGCCCCTGATATCCCTGGCATTCCCGCAGGCGATCCCGGTGATGGTGATCGATACCTTCAATTTTTGAAAGAGGTTCGGGATAAACTCTCCTCTGAGAAGACACTCTCCATCGCAGCTCCTGCCTCTTACTGGTACCTCAAAGGTTTCCCGATTGCGAATATCTCGTCCGTAGTTGACTACATCGTGTACATGACCTACGACCTGCACGGCCAGTGGGACTGGGACAATGCTTGGTCGGTTGATGGTTGTGATGGCGGTGGCTGTCTCCGGTCACACGTCAACTACACGGAGATTGTCAACTCTTTATCGATGATCACCAAGGCCGGGGTGCCCAACAGCAAGATCGTCGCAGGTCTGGCGAGCTACGGCCGGTCCTTTGGAATGGTTGACCCATCCTGCTATGGACCGGAGTGCAAGTTCAAGGGGCCAGAGTCAGCGGCTATGCCTGGAGAATGTACGCAGACCCCGGGTTACATTGCAAACGCAGAGATCAACGACTGGCTGCATGGTGATCAGAATATCACCACGTACTTCGACCACGTTAGCCGATCCACGATCTCCTACTCGGCAAACGGCACATGGGTGGCCTACACGGACGACAACGAGAGAAACAACAGGATTACCGAATGGTGGTACAACAGAACCGTCCTTGGAACAAGTCTCTGGGCGATTGACCTGACTGAATTCGTCGCTGAGCTCCCAGACGGCACAGTGCTGCCTCCACTGACCCTGCCCAACTGCGATCAAGCCTTCACCAGTCTGGACGATGTCGAAGCCTCTGCCGATTCAATCGATCCGGAATGCATGAATTTGTATCTGATCCAAGCGTTGAAGAGCAATCTCTCCTCGTCAGTCTCGGCGTACCACGACGTCATGAAAACGGACTACGACAAGAAATTCGGCTGGTATCAGGATGCGGTCAGGGAGCAGTTCCCGCGGTCTCTTCAGGCGTTCTTGAAGGCCAATGCCTCGAATTACTTCGAATGTACCTCTCAGGGTATGGTCCCGCGGAGCGAAGAGCCGGAAGGCAAGAATGTGAGCTCTTCGTGCCCATCCAATCCAAAGGATACAGGTTACGCTATCTTCTATTGGACAGCGACAGACAAGGATGGGTTTCTGGAGGACCTTGAAGACACCACAGGAATTTCACCAGACCAGCTCGTGTGGGAGATTGATGCATCGCAATGCGTCAGTAGTCCAGACCCTTCACAGCCGATGATATGCAGCGGCAGCAGGAACATTGGCATGCCGACCCTCCCGCCAGATTTCACCGTCAGTAATCCCAAGGACATCATCTCGGCTCGGCTCCCCAATATCACGACGTTCGAGGAACAATCTACCACCATTGCCACACTGGCAGACAGCGACCTGTACCTCGGCGACACCATTGATGTCGTGGACGGCGcatccctcctcgtcctcatgGTCTCGAACTCTATCGCAAGCATGAAGAGCGTCGAAAGCATCGGCGAGGAATATCACAAGGAACAGGTCGAAGAAgctattcttctcttcgttactgctttcctcctcctcattcctGGCATCGGAGAGCTCGCCGACTCTGTTGAATTGACCTCGGTCGCAGTTACGCTACGAGCCATCGGTGCAGCCGGTGACGCCGGATTCGGTATTTATAGCGTCGTGAGTGCGAAGGATGCGGGAGCTGGGGAAATATTCCTCGCTCTTTTAGGTGGCCTGGGCATACTAGATATGCTCGAGGCACCGGCACTTTTTGCGAAGGCTGCCAAAGCGAGAAGGGCTATGGATGCCGGGGATATTGCAAAGCTGGGAGACGAGGTCAAGGGTGGGATGGCTCAGATTGACAAGTTGAAGCAGCTTTGCCGTTAG
- a CDS encoding uncharacterized protein (COG:S;~EggNog:ENOG410PIA0;~TransMembrane:7 (o20-39i51-72o92-118i130-150o174-197i209-229o249-267i)): protein MSQSLPPADLSESRQPNLYASSTIPFFIAVVCVSLRFWCRWKNTAGLWLDDWLILASLACGTGLTASLLWWIPRALGRHIQTFGPNATEDAYIGLFSCELTYTGVIVLVKFSILALYWRLFNRANIKLPISLLATLVCMWGIAVFLLTLLQCIPTRGLWDQSIDASCNVDSQKFLFAISIPNIIIDVTLLVLPVPYIMKLNTSRSHEKAIMSMFLLGSFVCIASIMRLVSVMTQGTDADVSWNWVNQAIWANIEADLAIVSACLPTLRPVWVAVRRSLFGTQATNQSTDPSSWATPQKRVQASSWATKILKSSSYDNEDTQPFSALDSHTEEGPHRYSALDQSQAKTTVAIPLPTLNKGQPHEEGITVKRAWDVEYNQ from the exons ATGTCTCAATCTCTGCCCCCTGCAGACCTTTCCGAATCCCGGCAACCTAATTTGTATGCCTCTTCGACAATACCTTTTTTCATCGCCGTTGTCTGTGTCAGCCTTCGATTCTGGTGTCGCTGGAAGAATACTGCGGGCTTATGGCTTGACGACTGGCTGATACTAGCCTCGTTG GCTTGCGGCACCGGCCTCACAGCTTCATTACTGTGGT GGATACCTCGTGCTCTGGGAAGGCATATTCAAACCTTCGGACCAAACGCTACGGAGGACGCATATATTGGACTATTCTCCTGCGAACTCACTTACACGGGCGTCATTGTTCTTGTCAAGTTTTCTATCCTGGCCTTGTACTGGCGTCTATTCAACAGGGCCAATATAAAACTTCCCATTAGCCTACTCGCCACACTGGTCTGCATGTGGGGTATTGCTGTG TTTTTGCTCACCTTGCTGCAATGTATACCTACTCGAGGATTATGGGACCAATCAATTGATGCCTCCTGTAATGTTGACAGCCAAAAGTTCCTGTTTGCGATCTCAATTCCAAACATTATAATCGATGTTACGCTTCTCGTACTTCCTGTGCCTTACATCATGAAGCTCAACACCTCGAGAAGCCATGAGAAGGCTATCATGTCAATGTTTCTTTTGGGCAGTTT TGTGTGCATCGCCTCGATAATGCGACTTGTTTCAGTGATGACCCAAGGTACTGATGCGGACGTCAGTTGGAACTGGGTCAATCAAGCCATATGGGCCAATATCGAAGCTGACCTGGCAATTGTCTCGG CTTGCCTCCCAACTTTGCGTCCTGTATGGGTCGCAGTTCGACGAAGCCTCTTTGGTACCCAAGCTACCAACCAATCGACTGACCCGTCCTCTTGGGCTACGCCACAAAAACGTGTTCAAGCTTCTTCGTGGGCCACAAAGATACTGAAATCGAGCTCCTACGACAATGAAGACACACAGCCCTTTTCAGCTCTGGATAGTCATACGGAGGAAGGACCACACCGTTACTCGGCATTGGATCAATCGCAAGCTAAAACGACGGTCGCAATTCCATTGCCAACTCTCAATAAGGGACAGCCTCATGAGGAGGGTATCACGGTGAAGAGGGCTTGGGATGTTGAGTACAATCAATAA
- a CDS encoding class I SAM-dependent methyltransferase (COG:S;~EggNog:ENOG410PX6E;~InterPro:IPR029063;~PFAM:PF13489,PF13649), which produces MRIPKNNNAPQLPTVESWNGTTVKAKDPYALMRDCNANTRLTAQHYLWKELLGFLVHPDIDTRAADLKVADIATGNGIWLQDFARGKPPSVDLHGFDISLDQVGPKPWLPANIHMHVWNIFEEVPAEFIGYFDVVHVRLITVVVKNNDLRPILANLKKLLKPGGYLQWDEVDTIGCSIKTVPGTSASNLDALFSQLKGHDTWKYDLMRIMDENGYTGSMLYTYEYGLGNARFWNDVYVSTWKEFAENALKTPEASKSLEHNAMMETLNGASIMVPKLVWVTKKVDTVEH; this is translated from the exons AGCTGGAACGGGACAACTGTGAAGGCTAAGGATCCTTATGCATTGATGCGTGATTGTAACGCAAACACTCG ACTTACCGCACAGCATTACCTTTGGAAAGAGTTACTTGGGTTCCTGGTTCATCCCGATATTGATACTCGGGCTGCGGACTTGAAAGTCGCTGATATTGCTACTGGCAACGG TATTTGGCTTCAGGATTTTGCTCGTGGAAAACCACCGTCCGTTGATCTCCATGGCTTCGATATTAGCCTGGACCAAGTTGGCCCGAAGCCATGGCTACCCGCAAATATACACATGCATGTCTGGAACATTTTTGAAGAAGTGCCGGCTGAGTTCATAGGCTACTTTGATGTTGTGCATGTTCGTCTGATTACTGTCGTTGTCAAGAATAACGACCTCAGGCCGATTCTAGCAAACTTGAAGAAACTGCTGA AACCCGGCGGCTACCTTCAGTGGGATGAAGTTGACACCATTGGGTGCTCTATCAAAACCGTGCCTGGGACTTCAGCATCTAATCTTGATGCACTCTTCTCTCAGCTTAAAGGACATGACAC CTGGAAATATGACCTGATGCGAATTATGGATGAAAACGGATATACTGGCTCAATGCTGTATACTTATGAGTACGGACTTGGAAATGCTCGGTTCTGGAATGATGT ATATGTGAGCACATGGAAAGAGTTTGCAGAAAACGCACTTAAGACCCCGGAGGCATCGAAAAGTCTGGAGCACAACGCTATGATGGAGACCTTGAATGGCGCTTCCATCATGGTCCCAAAGCTGGTCTGGGTGACGAAGAAGGTTGATACCGTAGAGCACTAG